One Aegilops tauschii subsp. strangulata cultivar AL8/78 chromosome 2, Aet v6.0, whole genome shotgun sequence genomic window, ttcaatgcgaaaacaaatgcgatcataatcgcaaccaaggtaacaattgatccaacggcataatgataccaagcctcggtatgaatggcatattttctaatctttctaatcttcaagcgcattgcatccatcttgatcttgtgatcatcgacgacatccgcaacatgcaactccaatatcatcttctcctcctcaatttttttttattttttccttcaagtaattgttttcttcttcaactaaatttaacctctcgacaatagggtcggttagaatttccggttcaaccacctcctagataaataaaatctatgtcacgctggtcggtatatttgtcataaacaataaatgaatcaaatagttataaaaagataatatataccacatccgaatcatagataggacgagggccgacgggggcggataccaaaaccatcgcactatgtaataagaaggaataaaatagtaagaaaattagacaagtatctatctaaagtaagaatttttttctttcaaaaagaagataagaacaagaggctgaccacggtggtgccggcgacgagatcggcgcgggcggtcgacggcggtgaagacgggaatgggacgtgacgggccgctaaacctagacaaatctcgaggaaaatggagctttgaggtcgagctttgagaggacaaagcttaactagtgtggctcgcgcatttcatcgaacacctcatgtgcataggaggtgagctagagcaccacaaagccctcccctcgccggccagagaaaaacagagcactggagtgctctgctcgcggacgaggggtatatataggcacctcattggtcccggttcgtggcatgaaccggtactaaatccgggtcttctgtcccggttcatgccaagaaccgggaccaatgtttgtgggccaggagcgaggaccattagtcccggttcgtggctcgaaccgggataaatggttccatacgaaccgggaccaatgcccacgaggccccggccggccccctgggctcacgaaccgggacgaatgccccatgggtcccggttcatgactgaaccgggactaatgggcttgccatgcccgaacgaaagccctgttttctactagtggaaaGATGCTCCTCTTTTTCCCGGAGTATTGTTTTTTGTCTTCTTAACTGTGTGATTACGGACTTGCGGTAAGTACGTGTAAGCCTGTGCATGGCAAAGCATAACTAGCATGCCGTTTACCACACGCCAAACTATAGTCACACCTGTACTACGCACTAGTGCGTGCGCCGAACGCTAATCTGTTGCGGTGCCACCTTAACCTTCTTTTACGCGCGTGCGTGTGCTACGCTAATTACCTAGCTAACCACGCTTACCTTGCAGGTGGCTAAGCTAATTGTACGGTTGTGCTGCGGTGCCACCTTAACCTATACTTAAAAATGCCTATTATATGTCACCTATATCTTCATCGTTCAGAGAGTAGAAACAAGTACTAATCATAGGCGCTAAATCGAGGCAGTGTGACAGTAGTACGTGGCCATGTATTCGCGCGCGGCTAGCTATAGAGCGCGTGCATACGTATACGTACGTGTGGTGCGCACAAGACACGTGTTAGCTAGGAGCGAGCCACGCCGCACCCTGGGTGGGTGGACGGGGTCAAAATATACACGGTTGGATACGGCGAACGATCTTCCACCCCATGCTCCTTGTCATGGCGTGTGGTCGCGGACAGACAGGCAGGCAGCCTAAATCTGCAGGCTCCAGATCGAGGAGACTTTTGCAGGAGCAAGAGAGAGAGACAAACAAAATGGATCACTCCACCGTATATATATACGTTAGCTTCACCTACAAATTTGACATACGCATGATCACGAGCATGGGCACGCTAATCAATCAAGCGGCCGGCTTGAGGCAATTCGGCCAGAGCATGGGAGTGGACTCGTTTTTGACGTGCGAGTCGTGACCTGGCCGCGCCGCACCGCATCACCAGCCCTCGTGCATGCGTGCACCGGTGGAGCAGAGACGCAGCAGTGCGGTACGTACACGTGCGCCCATGCCGCGCCGATCACGCACGTTGTAGTTCGCGCGCCGCGTGTTCTTTCGCGTCTCCCATCATCGTCTTCCGAGACGGGCGTTAAAAAGTGCACGCCGCGCCGGGCACATATGCTGCTGCGGCGCAGTGGGCGGGCAGCCGAACAGGTGCCGTGCAATGACACTCACGCGTGCGTGCTTCTTGAGTCGGGCGTCAGAGGTGGCAGCGCCAAAGCGCACGAGCTGCCGTGCGCTGTGACCGCGACCGTGTCAACCTGTGCGTCGAGTCATCACGACTGAGTAGTAGATTAGCTAACTAATCGAGTTGTTGGCTTAACTAAACTCGAGTAGTGGTATGGGGTCAAAAAGAAAACGGAGCAGTAGTAGTAACAGAATTTGGATGTAGATTAAGTAAATATTTACTGTCAGAATCGTCATGGGTAGAGTAGTAGTTCGTCTTGTACACGTCATGAGTCGCTCAAAGACATGGAGCTCAGCTCGATGTGTGTGAGGAAGAGGCTAGAACCTGCGCACggggaaagaggagagaagaTAGACACGAGACgagagcgagcgagcgagcggcGGTAGCTGCCGCCGATGAGCACGCGGTGCGGTGGCGGTGGCGTCCGTGATGTCAGCTGAGCTGGACAGTTAGCGCGACGGGAAGCGGATGCCACCAAAGCAACCGCCGCGGTTCGGCGCGAGGGGCCAGCGTACGTGGCCGGGAGAGCCCCGGGCCGACTACCGAGCGGGGCCCGCGCGTCCGCGTCCAACGGCTATTTTCCCGACCGTTTGAAGATGGaagcccccctctctctcaacaGCCATCATCATGTATTAATTCATCTACAATCTCCGATCACTTCTGCCTTTACCATCTCCATCCAGCCTGTACAAAGACATGCCACGACATCTGAACTGTTACTCGTACATCTGCAGTAACAGAGTTGATTAAGATATGGGATTTCTTCACCAGCAGGTGAACAACAAACAGTTTGATTAAGCATAAGCACAGTAGTAATTTATTCGCATAGAAAATAAGCACAGTAGTAATTCGTAATCAGGAAAGGTCGACGTCCACTAGTCTCCACCGGCCAAAGACCCCGCGGTCACACGGGCCACACTACTCATGATGGTCTAGACCTTTCCGTTCCGTGCAACGGGAAAACGTGCGGCAGGCCTCTCCCGTGCATCCCCCGCCGTCCAAAGCCCACATCCGACGGCCCGCGTCTCACCGTCATCCCCCCGCCCGGCCCGCGCGTACGGGTATCAGGGGAGCTCAAAGCCGCTCCGCTATAAATCGCCGCCCGTCCCGGTGCGCCCACCTCCCGCTTGCTCGCTTCGCTTCCATTCATTTCGCGCACAAACGCACCGCACGCGCACGGTCACGGTGAGtgggggagaaggaaggaggacgGTCGAGAGGATTCTGGTGGCGGCTGCGAGGAGGCGATGGGGTGCGCGCGGACGGTGAAGGCCGGGGCCGCGGCCGCGGCGGCCGTGCTGGTGGCCGCCGGGGTGAGGCTGgtggggccggcggcggcggggttcgtGGCGGAGGAGATCCCGCGCGCGCAGGCGGCGGCCGCCACCTGGCTCACGCCGCCCTACCTGTACCTCGTCATCAACGCCATCATCATCTCCATCGCCGCGTCCTCCAAGTTCCAGACCAGCCGCGCGTCGGGCTCCCACGCCGCTGTGGGGACGGAGCCGGTTCCAGTGCCTTCGCCGGCTCTGGCGATGCCGATGGAGTTGCCTGCACCCGCAGTGGCCATGGCGATGGCGGTGCCCGTTCCGGTGGCACGTGTTCCTGAGGACGTGCCGGTCGTCAAGACGCCCCCTGCGCCGGTGCCGGCGccggagatggcggaggaggaggaCTTCCTGATTTCAAGATCTGCATGGACGCCGCAGCGAAGGGTCACGGAGGCGGAGGTTGAGGTGGCGCCGTTCGCGGACCTGACGAACAAGAGGGAGAAGCCGCTGTCGTCTGCGCGGTTCGGCCGGAAGGCGGCCAAGCCCAGCCCAGAAGGTAACAACAACACGGCCTAATACTCTGAGCAATTCGCCAAGCTATTTAATTCATCGAATTTTGCTTAAAAAAATTAATTCATCGACTATTCTGGCCTACAAAGACCAGACTTCGCCGAATCTTGAACGCTTTTGTGGAATTCTCTTGCAAGAAAAGAAGTTTTGTGTTGATGTCGATTGTGCATGTCGTCGCAGGCAGCAGGGCGCTGCGTGTGTCGCGGCCGCGGAGGGAGGACACTCTGGAGAGCACGTGGAAGGCCATCACGGAGGGGCGAGCGCCGCCGCTGGCGCGACACCTCAAGAAGTCGGACACCTTCGACACCCGCCCGGGCCGTCGCccgtccggcggcggcgaggaggtggTGCCCCCCGCGGCGACGATGCGCAAGGCCGAGACGTTCAACGACCCTGCCATCGCCATGGGCGGCGCAGGCGAGAGGAAGGTGCGGCGCGAGCCGTCGCTGGGGCAGGACGAGCTGAACCGGCGCGTGGAGGCCTTCATCAACAAGTTCAACATGGAGATGCGGCTGCAGCGGCAGGAGTCGCTGAAGCACTACAGCGAGATGGTCGGCAGCGGCGGCGGTCGTTACTGAAGCGAGTTCCTCCCAGGAACTGAACTCGGGATGAGAACAGCAAAGCAAGTTACTTCTTTTTTTGTTGGTGTGCCGCTCGTTTTTGGCTCTGGTTTCCGTTTCTCCTCTGTAAGAAATGGTTCTGTCAATAActcctagtagtagtagtaaGAAGGTGATAGCGATAGTAGTTTTGCACAAGGGAGTCAAGTTGATATGGGGATGATGCAGATTAGTGAGGGCCTGGAGACCCCAATTTCTTTTGGGAGCCGGGCATGTGTATTAAGTCTTTTGCTTACTAAGCTGTTTCATGGCATCTCGGTGGTTCCTTTGCTCGATCTGTGCTGTGGTTTTCGTTGTTTGGGTTCACATCAGCGTAAGCACGTGACAGGGTCTGTTTACCTGAAGCTGTCGATTTGTTCATACAGTAGGGATCACACAACAAGGAGCCAGGTTTGAGAGGAAACAACGTTCAATTTTGGATGATCTGGATATGCTTCTTTGCGAGCAGGAACAACTGAGCacagcatctacagccggacttgCCAACAAATCCGGCATCCTATAGGGCTGCGGGGTGCGAACGCTACCGGGCAGCCCTTAAATCCACATGTCCACATCCGCGTATCTCATATTCGACATCCTATATCCATACAATATCATGCAACGTAGTGCGGGCAAAATCAAAATCCACATGTCCATATCCGCGTATCTCATATCCGACATCACATATCCATACAATATCATGCAAGGTAGTACGGGCAAAATCGACACTAAACTGGTAACTAATAGCAAACAGTCATAGTTTACACAGTTCAAACTGTCCGGCATTCTAGCTAGATATGGGAGGGCGGAGCTTCACCACTTCCTCGCTGGCCGAGCCGGAGCTGCTTGGCATTGATCCTCCGGAGTCGTCAGGCATCTGTCTCCGCCGTCGTAGGTGACCGATGGTACACCCACTGGAAGATATGTTCATTCTTGTTGGGCATCGCCGGCATCACGCGGCGGCAGCAGGAGAACTGCACAGTCGTGTCCGACACGGCCCCCATCTCCCTTGCCCTCTGCCTCTCATGGCGTGCGGCAGTAGAACCCACTGCTGTCTATGCGGAGAAGCggccggaggtggaggaggcTGTCTGACGGATGGCGCCGACTGAGCCACCCTCGCAGATCCGCGCGCGGGGCAGGAAGGGCCGACCCTGGCATCGGCGTTGCAGCGACAGGCGGCGT contains:
- the LOC109735990 gene encoding uncharacterized protein, which codes for MGCARTVKAGAAAAAAVLVAAGVRLVGPAAAGFVAEEIPRAQAAAATWLTPPYLYLVINAIIISIAASSKFQTSRASGSHAAVGTEPVPVPSPALAMPMELPAPAVAMAMAVPVPVARVPEDVPVVKTPPAPVPAPEMAEEEDFLISRSAWTPQRRVTEAEVEVAPFADLTNKREKPLSSARFGRKAAKPSPEGSRALRVSRPRREDTLESTWKAITEGRAPPLARHLKKSDTFDTRPGRRPSGGGEEVVPPAATMRKAETFNDPAIAMGGAGERKVRREPSLGQDELNRRVEAFINKFNMEMRLQRQESLKHYSEMVGSGGGRY